In the genome of Pseudomonas protegens, one region contains:
- a CDS encoding accessory factor UbiK family protein: MLAPKDLLDALSGHASRLLSGDTPLPRNEIESQFKALLQSGFSKLDLVSREEFDSQMVVLARTRARLESLEAKVAELEARLNPAQD, translated from the coding sequence ATGCTCGCGCCCAAAGACCTTCTCGATGCCCTGAGCGGCCACGCTTCGCGTTTGCTCAGCGGTGACACGCCCCTGCCCCGCAACGAAATCGAAAGCCAGTTCAAGGCCCTGCTGCAAAGCGGCTTCAGCAAGCTCGACCTGGTCAGCCGGGAAGAATTCGACAGCCAGATGGTGGTCCTGGCCCGCACCCGCGCACGCCTGGAAAGCCTCGAAGCCAAAGTGGCGGAGCTGGAAGCGCGGCTGAATCCGGCGCAAGACTGA
- the glnK gene encoding P-II family nitrogen regulator — protein MKLVTAIIKPFKLDDVRESLSEIGVQGITVTEVKGFGRQKGHTELYRGAEYVVDFLPKVKIDVAIDDKDLDRVIEAITKAANTGKIGDGKIFVVNLEQAIRIRTGETDTDAI, from the coding sequence ATGAAGCTAGTCACTGCCATCATCAAGCCGTTCAAGTTGGACGACGTGCGCGAGTCGCTGTCCGAAATCGGCGTGCAGGGCATTACCGTTACTGAGGTCAAAGGCTTCGGCCGGCAGAAGGGTCACACCGAGCTGTATCGCGGTGCGGAGTACGTGGTGGATTTTCTGCCCAAGGTGAAGATCGATGTCGCCATTGACGACAAGGATCTTGACCGGGTTATCGAAGCGATAACCAAGGCCGCCAACACCGGCAAGATCGGTGACGGCAAGATCTTCGTGGTCAATCTGGAACAGGCTATTCGCATCCGTACCGGCGAAACCGATACCGACGCCATCTAA